Genomic segment of Mucilaginibacter sabulilitoris:
CCAGATCGGTCAATTTTTTATCGGCCTGGTATATCCAAACTCTTGAGTGTTGAGAAAATTCCATTTACAAAAATATCAATTTATTAACTTCGGGTAACATTTTGTTGTCATGAAAAACACACATCTGTCGCAAACAAAAAAAATGCTGTTAGCCGGCTGCATTTTGCTCGCAGGTTGGCTTAATTATAGCTTCAGGCCACAAACAGACGATCAGGAATGGCTTGATTGGAGCAATAAATGTCTTTCAGAATCGTACAATCCACCGCCCGATGTTAAACTAAAAAAGTGGGAACTCACCCTCACAAACGATTATTTTTTACGTCTCCGAAAAACTTATCAACACGGTAAACAGGAGTATTACTCTTTCAATTTGAACCGTTTAAACGACGTCGAATACGAGGGCGATGACAAGGCCGGAATCCTGCAATTAAGCACTAATGCCGATGATATCATTGTGCAAACTTATGAAGATCCAAAGGGCGATATCGACTCCATGTCGACCATGATTGACCTACCCGTCAGGAACATGAGCAGCGAACGTTTAGACAGTCTGAAAAACGCGCTAAATTATTTTAAAACAAAAGGCGGTTTATAAGCCATTTGCCTTAACGGTAATTTCGGCTATATCCAATACGCGTATCTCCTGCTCCTTGTCCTGATGTTTTACGCCATCGGTAAGCATGGTCATACAAAACGGACAGGCAGCCGCTACTACCTGGGCCTTTGCTTCCAGCACATCCTGCATGCGCTCCATATTGATATCTTTTTTACCGGGTTCTGGTTCTTTAAACATCTGTGCCCCTCCGGCCCCGCAGCACAGGCCATTTGATTTGCAGCGTTTCATTTCTACCAGTTCGGCATCCAGAATTTCAAGGGCCGCACGCGGGGCCTCATAAACACCGTTTCCACGCCCAAGATAGCATGGGTCATGAAACGTGATCTTTTTACCTTTAAAGCTTTCGCCGCCCTCTGCTTTGAGTTTTCCCTCGTTTATCAGCTGCTGAATAAGCTGTGAGTGATGGATAACCTCGTAATTGCCACCTAAACCCGGATACTCGTTTTTAATGGTATTAAAACAGTGCGGGCAACCCGTTACTATCTTTTTTATATTATAGCCATCAAGCACCTGTATATTGGTCATGGCCAGCATCTGAAACAAAAATTCGTTACCCGCGCGTTTGGCCGGATCGCCGGTGCAGCTTTCCTCAGTGCCCAAAACAGCATAATTGATGCCCACATGCTGTAATATCTTGCAAATGTCGCGAGTGATTTTTTGCGCCCTCTCATCAAAACTACCGGCACAGCCAACCCAGAACAATATCTCCGGCTCCTGCCCCCGCGCGGCCATGTCGGCCATGGTAGGTATAACCTCATCCCGACCCTCTCCTCCAGAGAGGGAGCTTAATTCATTATTAATTAGATCTTCGCTCATCTCTTTTTTCAATTGTTTTAAAGTCCTCCACTCCGGGAAGGATTTAGGAGGGGTTACTCCAATTAAACCTGTCGGCCTGACTGTATTTCCAG
This window contains:
- a CDS encoding (Fe-S)-binding protein, with the protein product MADMAARGQEPEILFWVGCAGSFDERAQKITRDICKILQHVGINYAVLGTEESCTGDPAKRAGNEFLFQMLAMTNIQVLDGYNIKKIVTGCPHCFNTIKNEYPGLGGNYEVIHHSQLIQQLINEGKLKAEGGESFKGKKITFHDPCYLGRGNGVYEAPRAALEILDAELVEMKRCKSNGLCCGAGGAQMFKEPEPGKKDINMERMQDVLEAKAQVVAAACPFCMTMLTDGVKHQDKEQEIRVLDIAEITVKANGL